The Thermotoga sp. Ku-13t DNA segment CGACCGACGGTCTCAGGCCCGCTGTCGGTGCGACGAAATCCAAAAACTTTTCCGCGCCAAGATCGGAGCCGAAACCAGTTTCGGTCACAACAAAATCGCTCAAACCGAGCGCCATTTTCGTAGCAATGATAGAATTGGTGCCGTGAGCGATGTTGGCGAACGGTCCACCGTGAACGAACGCGGGTGTGTTCTCACTAGTTTGAACGAGGTTCGGATTGATGGCATCCTTCAGCAGAACCGCGACAGAACCTTGAACCTGCAGATCCGAAACCTTCACGGGTTTGTTGCTCCTTGTCCAGCCCACCACGATCTCTCCAGCACGTTTCTTCAAATCCTGCAAATCTTTCGAAAGACAGAGAATTGCCATGATCTCTGATGCAGCCGTGATGATGAACCTATCCTGCCTCGGATAACCGTTCGCGTGTCCTCCCAACCCCACCACGATCTCTCTCAGCGCACGGTCGTTCATGTCCACGGTCCTTGGCCACGTGATCTTGGTTACGTCTATATCCAGCTCGTTTCCGAACCTGACGTGCGCATCGATCATCGCAGAGATCAGATTGTGAGCGCTCGAAACTGCGTGTATGTCACCCGTGAAATGAAGGTTTATGTCTTCCATCGGCAGCACTTGAGATTTCCCCCCACCGGTCGCCCCGCCCTTTATGCCGAACACCGGTCCAAGGGAGGGTTCTCTCAACGTCACGATGGAGGTGAAACCGAGTCTGTTCAGAGCCATCGACAATCCTATGCTCGTCGTTGTTTTTCCCTCACCTGCGGGAGTCGGCGTGATGGCCGTGACCACGATCAGCTTACCTTTAGGCTGAAGCTCTGAGAGTAGCCTGTGAGACACCTTTGTGATGTGGTTCCCGTATAGCTTCAGATGTTCTCTGGGAATCGAGAGTCTGTCGGCTATCTCGATAATAGGTTTCAACTGAACGGTGTTTGATGGCGTCATTGATTATTTCCCCCTTCACAAACGCCACTTTTCTTCTGAAACGTACTGTTTGGCTATTCTGTCGAGAACCCCGTTGACAAACCTACCGCTGTTTTCAGTACCGTACTTTTTGGCGAGCTCTATAGCTTCGTCCAGGGTCACCTGTACAGGTACATCCGGTTCGTAAAGCAACTCGTAAGTTCCCAATCGCAACACGGACTTGTCCACGCACGAGAGACGATCAAAGGTCCAGTTCTCCAAGCACGAAGATATCTTTTCATCTATGACGTTCAGGCGCTCGTATATACCTTTGACATATCTTTCGACGTCTTTACGGATCGAATCCGATTTTTCTTTCGCAAGAACTTCTTCAAGGACAGTCTCGATGAGATCGTTTCGAAACTCGTTCTGGAATATCACTTTGAAGACTAACTCCCTCATCCTGCTGCGACGCGACATTCTTGTTTCACTCCTTGGTCTCTTCCTCCTCCTCCTTCGTTGAGGTAGATTCCTCCACATCCTCTATGGTCACGTTGACCGAAACTACCTGCAGGTCTGTCATCCGTTCGATGTCAAGTTTCACCTGCTCCATCAGTTTCCGGGCGATTTCGGTGAGAGGTTTTCCGAACGGTACCGAGATCTTCATTGAAACTATGATGTTGTCTTCAGGGGTTCTCTCAATGTCAATCGATTTCCTGAGTTTCTTTTGCTTCTTCTCATCAGTAAATTCCAGTACAGAGCAAGCACTCTTGAAGGCGATCTCTCTTATCGCGTTGTCAGATATATCTATCGTTCCGAAACCCTTATCCATACTTCCACCTCCTTCAAGCTCTTTCTATATATTCGCCTGTTCTCGTGTCAACTTTGACAAGTTCTCCGGTCTCCACGAAGAACGGCACGGTAATCTTCAACCCAGTCTCCAGAACTGCGGGCTTTCCACCGCCGGAGACCGTGTCTCCCTTGAAGCTGGGCTCCGTTTCCACGACGCGGAGCACCACCACGTTCGGGAGCTGAATACCTATCGCGTTGTTCTCGAGCATCAACAGATCGACTTCGAGATTTTCTGTCAGATACCACTTTGCGTCGCCGATTTCTTCCTCGCTGAACGCTATCTGTTCGTAATCGTCGAGTGCCATGAAATAGTAATGGTCACCATCGCTGTACAAATACTGTGCCTTCCTGAACGTCAGATCCGCTTCCGGGACTCTGTCGCCACTGCTGAACGTTACATCTCTGACGAGCCCGGTCTTGATGTTCTTCAATTTGGTTCTGACAAGCCCACGTCCCATCGCCATGTGATGCTTGTTCACATCGATGACTCTGTAAGGTTCATTCTCGTACAGGATGACCATACCTTTTCGCAGGTCGCCAACTTCTATCAACACTCTCACCTCCACTCATAAAATTTGGAGTTTTCTCTCGAGACGAGTGAGTCTCTCCAGGTAATCTTCACGAACCACGACATTCTCTTCTATTCTAACACCAAATTTGCCTTCGATGTAGATTCCAGGTTCAATCGTGACCACCGCGCCGGCCGGCAAGATCGATTCGTTGCTTTGATTCACTCTTGGGGCTTCGTGAACCTCCAGACCCAGACCGTGTCCCAGTCCATGGCCGAAATACTCACCGAAACCTCTGTTGACTATGTGAGTACGTGCGATCGAGTCGAGTTCTTTTCCACTCATCTTTCCGTTGCCTTTCTCCAGTGCCATGGTTTGAGCCTCGAGTACTGTGTTGTAGATCTTGAGGAATTCTTCGTCAGGCTTTCCGAGATAGAACGTTCTCGTGATATCGGCGCAGTATCCGTTGTATTTTGCTCCGAAATCGAAAAGGATGGGTTCGTTCGCCCTTATTTTTCTGTCTGAAGCCCTGCCGTGTGGGAGCGCCGTTCTGGGACCTGAGATCACGATGGTTTCGAAAGCGATTCCATCGGCACCGAGTTTCTTCATTCTGTATTCGAGCTCAGCCGCGATG contains these protein-coding regions:
- a CDS encoding formate--tetrahydrofolate ligase, which gives rise to MTPSNTVQLKPIIEIADRLSIPREHLKLYGNHITKVSHRLLSELQPKGKLIVVTAITPTPAGEGKTTTSIGLSMALNRLGFTSIVTLREPSLGPVFGIKGGATGGGKSQVLPMEDINLHFTGDIHAVSSAHNLISAMIDAHVRFGNELDIDVTKITWPRTVDMNDRALREIVVGLGGHANGYPRQDRFIITAASEIMAILCLSKDLQDLKKRAGEIVVGWTRSNKPVKVSDLQVQGSVAVLLKDAINPNLVQTSENTPAFVHGGPFANIAHGTNSIIATKMALGLSDFVVTETGFGSDLGAEKFLDFVAPTAGLRPSVVVIVATVRALKFHGGMNLKDLSKPSVEALQKGVENLKVHIENMKKYRVPVAVAINRFDTDTEEELRFLQDFVESMDVPVAVNEAFAKGSEGALELAEKVVRIADDSRYEPLLKGSESVREKIEILAREIYRAKNVAFTKEAEASLERLEKNGYGNLPVIVAKTQYSISDDPDKICAPKDYTFTVRDFLLSAGAGFVVAVAGDIMLMPGLGKKPNAVNIDIDENGNIVGLF
- the efp gene encoding elongation factor P; translation: MIEVGDLRKGMVILYENEPYRVIDVNKHHMAMGRGLVRTKLKNIKTGLVRDVTFSSGDRVPEADLTFRKAQYLYSDGDHYYFMALDDYEQIAFSEEEIGDAKWYLTENLEVDLLMLENNAIGIQLPNVVVLRVVETEPSFKGDTVSGGGKPAVLETGLKITVPFFVETGELVKVDTRTGEYIERA
- a CDS encoding Xaa-Pro peptidase family protein gives rise to the protein MERVKKFVEALEKEGIDAALVCNVEYSSRPTTMYLSGFTGSLSFLVITKENQFIITDSRYFEQAKQQTSFTLIEHRGLNVYDTIAGVLQTVKPRIIGLEFSRISYEMYIKLTEKYPAVYKPIDHIVERMRMVKESQEIENIKKAIHISEEALMQTLALVKEGVTEKDIAAELEYRMKKLGADGIAFETIVISGPRTALPHGRASDRKIRANEPILFDFGAKYNGYCADITRTFYLGKPDEEFLKIYNTVLEAQTMALEKGNGKMSGKELDSIARTHIVNRGFGEYFGHGLGHGLGLEVHEAPRVNQSNESILPAGAVVTIEPGIYIEGKFGVRIEENVVVREDYLERLTRLERKLQIL
- the nusB gene encoding transcription antitermination factor NusB yields the protein MSRRSRMRELVFKVIFQNEFRNDLIETVLEEVLAKEKSDSIRKDVERYVKGIYERLNVIDEKISSCLENWTFDRLSCVDKSVLRLGTYELLYEPDVPVQVTLDEAIELAKKYGTENSGRFVNGVLDRIAKQYVSEEKWRL
- a CDS encoding Asp23/Gls24 family envelope stress response protein, yielding MDKGFGTIDISDNAIREIAFKSACSVLEFTDEKKQKKLRKSIDIERTPEDNIIVSMKISVPFGKPLTEIARKLMEQVKLDIERMTDLQVVSVNVTIEDVEESTSTKEEEEETKE